GGTGGCTTCAAGTTTGCTTACTTGGAGTTAAGCAGAGGCGCTAGTTGTTAACCTTGTAAGTAAACGTTTGGGGGGCGACTTTGTTTACAGATACTTATATTTTAAGATGCACTTTTAAGCTTGGAGGGCATTGTGGGGATCCTGGGCCTTAGGTGCCAGTGGGCCTTGCTGTTGGGTTCAGTGTATGTCCAGGATTCAGGTAACCTCAGGGCCTACTGGTGGGACTGAGGTGGGTCTAGGGGTGTCATGTATTTATTGAAAGTTTCAGGAATCAGTGGGGAGGAGGCGCTACTCAATTCCACTGTTGTGAGCAACTTGTGCAAACCAAGCCAGGGCCCCATCAGTGTGGTCCTCAGAGGAACCTGCTGCCGCCTCATGTCCTCACCTGCAGGGTGGGAGCGAAGGAAGGGGCTGCTCTCAGGCggagcctccctgtccatagggTCTGGGGTGCTGCCCTCACCACCCCACACTTCCTTCAAAACCACTCCAGTGTCACAACTGAGTGTTCATTTTAGAGACCAGGGCTGCTACCCTCATGGAGTTGTGCATTTCTGTAAACTCAGCCCGGCTGAGCCTCGTCCTTTCCAAACGTGCATGTAAACCCAGGTGGTCTGGACTGAGCCTGTTGCTTGGCGAGCAGCCAGGAGGGCATGAATGCCATCGTTGAACTCAGGGCTGCCGTTTAGGGAGCTCAGAGCAGCATTGATAccaaaagtttttgttttttcgcTTTCTAACAATTTTGTCAGGTGGTGGATTTGAAGCGTAAGCGTATGATTAATAGCTGTGCTCTGTCTTATAGGGGAAATCCCACTGAAGAAGTCTGCGTGCCCCACAGCCAGCAGTTGGGCCAAAGGCACGTGCTGGCCAAAGAATGCTTGTCACCCAAGGCTCCCTCTGGGTAGGGGAGGAAAGAGGTGTCCCCAAAACAGGAATTGAGTCTTTTCCTGTCTTCCCAGACACTTGGTTGGGATAGATGTCATATCCCAGTGGTCCATGAGGCCATCGGTTTTGACCCTGAGGTCCCTTGTCACTTGCCAGCTGGAGGACTGGCTGGGTCCACTGGCCAGCCAAGGGTTCTTGGCAGGGGGCCGTGGCCTTTTCTGCCTGCGCCCTGAGTTGCTGACCTTTGAGGATGGGCCACTGGCTGCACTTGTAGGGGAGTGCCTGGGAAGCTGTTCCTTTTGGCCGACTACTTCCTGGTGCCTCGCCCCACACCCAGCAGCTTCTGCTCAGAGCCCACAGTTCTCTCCTAGCCTCAAGATCACCTTCACCCACCCTCTAAGAGTTCTCAGAGCAATAAAGCATGTCCTGAGCCTTGGCTCCTTCCAGGGCTGAGCGTCTGGGGTTCAGACTCTGCCGGGGGCAACACGAGGGCAGCAGCGCCTGTGAGGTTGGTGGTGCTGACGTTGGCTCTGTGAGGTCGGCTCAAGGTGGGTCTGGATGTTGAGCAGGCCTGTCAGGGCGTTGTCACCCACACCAGGAGCACGCAGCAGGGGCGGTAGCCGGCGACACTTCCCTCTTTGCCTGGGCAGCAGCCCAGGAGCCTGTGCATCCTGTCCCTCACCCCTGTTGCACTGTGTGAACCCAAAGGTGTATTAAACTCTCGACCACAGCTGACTCTGGTGTTCCTTGCTCTCGCCTGGACAGCAGTCTCTGTGTGGAGGGTGCAGCTGTCTCGCCACAGCTGGGTGGCCAGGGAGCGGGAGGGGGTACCCTCAGGACAAGGCCATTCTGGGACTCCAATTCGATTTGGGACTCAGCACAGAAACTCCGGCCCGTTTGAGGCCCACTGCAGAAATGCAGGTTCTAAAGAATCAGGAAAAACCAGGCATACGAAAAATaaccagagaaggaagagatcGTGGGGTAAAGCTGGTGAAGGACACGCACTCCCGAAAACTGCCAGTGCTGGGAGCTACTGCGTGTTGGGGTCCATAGCCCCAAGTGGCTGGAAACGCATGGCACCGGTCAGTCAGGGACAGCCATGCTGGGCCGGGCAGGGGTCTGTGGGCACAAGGCTGGCCTCACCATCCTGCAGTATGCAGGCAATCCTAGGAGGCTGCCCCTGCAGCAGTGGAACCTCCTAGAAGCTGCCCTCGTCTTGGGCATGCACCCGCGAGCTGCCCTGCACTGGGGACTGGGAAGCAGCTGGGGTGcatgagaggaaaaggaagttgcAGAGTCCCATGAAACAGCCATTTGCTGATGGCCTGCTGTATGCCAGGCCCCGTGCCCAGAGTGTAGAGGTACCCTGAGAGACTGGGAACAGACGTCTACAGGAAAATGATATCAGCCCCCAACCAGACTTTGTATTGTAAAGTTCTGGGCAACCTGGGCTGCCCTCTGCGCCAGCCACCGGGTCTCCACTTCCACAAGGGCGCCTGCGCTCCCAGGCCCACGTGCGCTCTGGTCTGCGCAGACCAGGCATCAGAAGAGCCAGGCAGCAATGAGCAGCCCCTCCAGGTGTCCCGTCTCTGACCCGGATATCAGGTggctgggctggggaggaagCAGGGGGGTCAGGCGGGGAGGGGGCCAGAAGGACTGGTTGATCAGAGGTGTCCTGAGGTTTCCCAGCCGACTCAGGAGCAGCAGACAATCTCGCATTGTCCCCTGGCTGCAGCATGGGGCAGGGGAGCTGCTGGGCCAAGCGCCCCATGCCTGCGAGGGTGAGCGCTCCCCCCACCTACGCCCTCTTGGAGACAGAGGCCGAGGGCAGCCCGGCAGGGCAGGAGGAGCATCTGTCTCCTGAACTTCTTCAGCCTCTACCTCCCCTGAACCAGCCTGTTGCCTGGCCTCCACTCCGGGCCCCACTGACTCCAATGTGCCTCCAGGTGGAGACCAAGCCCTGCCACCGGCACTGGAGAGctcctggcctgctgctgctgatgctggcacTGGCCACCGCCGCTGCTGTGGCTGGAGGGCTCCTTGGTTTCAGCCACAGCCCTCCCCAGGTGAGCCCCTTCTCAGGACCCAGGCAGAGGCTCAGACAGtcaggagggggaggagagaccagccctgcccagccctcctGTGGGGCCAGGGCAGGGAGCAGACACCAGAAACCTAGAGGAGTGGTGGGTCAGAGCCCTGCAGCTGGGATGGGGGCGTGTTGGGGCAGCCCCAGCCTGGCCAGCGATCTCCCGCCTCCCACCCAGCCCCCTCTGCAGACGCTCCGCCTGAGCCTCCCGAGCCCGGGCGTGCCCCGGTCCAACCAAACCGAGCAGGTGGATGTGGCCCAGAACGTGGCAACCATCTGGGTGACTCCAGCCCAGAGCAACCACAGCTGGGCAGTGCTATTCGACGGGCAGAGCGTGAGTGGCctggcggggcggggcagggcgggggggtGGTTCAGGTGGCCCTGCctcacctgcctgcctgcccaggGCTGCGTCTGTTACCGGCCCTCGGAGCACCGGGCCTGCTTCCTGCGCCTGATGGAACCCCAAGACCGTGAGACTCTGCAGCTGCTGGTGAACACCTCTCAGGTGAGGAGCCTCCAGCCATGGGCCAAACAAAGGGTCCTGTGTGCAGCCTGGGCCCAGGGCGGGCGGGGGCTCCAGTTTCAGGGGAACAGAAGCTCTGTCTTCCTGTGGACGAGGGTGCTGACGAGCCGGGGCAGGACTGGCACACCACCAGCATGTCCCGGGATGCATGGGCCCCACCCAGCCGGAAGCAGCGCGAGGGTCCTTCTCTGCAGCTCCAGGCGATGCAAAGCCCCAGCCAGGACACCCACTACACCCAGGAGCTGCTGGCAGTGCTTGGGAGCCAAGAGGTGGACCCTGCCCAGGTCGGGGCTCCCGTGCGGCACCTCTGTGCCAAGACCCCCATTTACTGGGCCCGACGTGCAGAGGGTAAGTCGGGGCAGACTGTGCGGAGGAGCCTGGGCTTCCTTAGGACAgtctggggacagagggggaAGGGTCCTTTGGGGTTCACagagccccctcctccagggccccaGAGGCAGCGGCTGATCTACCTATGTATCGACATCTGCTTCCCAAGCAACATCTGTGTGTCCGTCTGTTTTTATTATCTCCCGGACTGAGCCCCCAGCCTGGTCCCACAGGCCGGCCACCTGGCCGACCCTATCACCAGTCCACAGAGGGCGGACAGGGATAATAAACCATTCCACCCGGCCGTGATGGTGTTCTCTGTGGCCTTGGGGATGCAAAACAGGGCGGGGCGGAGCCGGGGAGGCCCTGGCTGGGGGTAAGCGCCAGCCTTGGACGCCCTTGGTGGCTCTAGGTCCTGTGGGTCCAGAGTTTCTGAAGGAATAAGCCCTGCTGCGTCCACATAAGCAGCCAGGGCTGAGAAAGTCCCAGATTGGACTGGCCTGGCTGGGGGGCCAGGGTCACTCAGTCCAGTCCGGCGAGCCTCGGATGAAGCAGCCAGCCCATGGGTGTCACGCTGACCTGGGCAGCTGGACAGACACACCCGGCTGGTGCCACCTGGACGGCTGCCTGCAGTGCCCAGGAACGAGGCTAGCCCAGCACGCTGTCGTTGAAGGCCAAGCACACAACAGCTTTCTGGTGGCCGCCATACTCTCTCTTGATCTCGCCTGTCTCCACACACCAGAGCCGGGCCAGGTTGTCAGAGGAagctgcagggagggaggaagagcacAGATGGGGTTCGGGGAGCAGCCCCGGGCTGGGCcagtggggcggggggcagggtggCGGGGCCCACCGGTGACGATGTATTGCGAGTCTCCTGAGAAGGCGCAGCCCCACATCCAGCCCCGAGATGACTCTCCGGGATTACTGCTCTTGATGCTCAGCTCTGTCATCAGGGAGAAGTTGGACGTCCTCCAGATCTTGCACGTCTGGTCGGCCGAGCAGGTGGCGAGGAGCCTGGGGGCGGGGATGAGCACGGCAGGGGTGCCATCAACAGCCGCTCCCATCCCGCACTCCTGTGCTGTCCTCCAAGCAGACCCAACGCAtcaggcccccagccccaggcacacCGCCTCCTGCCCCCTGACCCTGCACACACGTGGAGTCGGGGCTGAAGCGGCACTGCAGGGCATAGCGGGTGTGCGCCGGGATCTTGGTCTTGGGGATGAGCTGTGTCACCTCGTCGCCAATGCCTCCAGTCAGGTTCCAGACATAGCAGTTCCCCTGCCAGGAAGGAGGGAAGTCACAGGAGGCCGGGGCCTCCGGTCTGACAGGTGGGGGAGGATACCCAGCAGCAAGACTTAGATCCAGGGGCTGCCATTCAGCACTGCGGCTATGCACAAGAACCTGGGGGCCAGGGACATGCGACAGGGAGCACCTGGGAGACCCGGCCCCGAGCAAGGGCCACACCTGatgggctgagggcaggaggccaTGCCTGGCCTTCCTGAAGGATGCGCCTGGCCAACAGAAATGTGCAGAATAAGACGGGACGAGGGCACCCAGACACAGGGAACTGTAGGGCAAAGGCTTGGGAGTGGACAGTTTGGGGATGTTGAGAGATAACTGATTCGCTGAGATCAAATGGACgttaaaggaagaaaaggaggctgGATGGGAGTCCAGGGGTCAAATGGCAGGGTCCGGAGGCCCTGGTAAGGAGCAGTCAGGCTGCTCCTGCTGAAGGATGCTCCGCATTGGGACAGGAAGATGTCACAGGGGGAAGGAAGTCAGAGAGGCTGCAGCCACTGTCGGGAGAGAGGAGGGAAACTGGgaccaggaggagagagggaagtgGACAACTGGAAAGACTGGAGATGGAGAGGCCCGGACTGCTGCGTGGGCCATGGCCGGCAGCGAGAGGCTGCATCGGGCATGACCCCCAGGGTTCTGGCTCTGGGGGCTGGGTCAGAGCTGGAGCCCAGGACGGGGAAGCAGGACTCAGGGGGAGAGGAGAAAGCCCACCTGCAGGGAATAGGGTTCTAAAGAGCAGGGCACCAAACCGCACTCCCTCCCCTGGACTCACAGTACTATTGACGGCAGCCATGTAGCTGGCATCTGGGTCGATGTGGGCGGATGTGATGGAGACTTCCGGCTCCGGGATCAGCTGCTCATTGTGGTCAGTTTTCAAGTCCCAGATGTGGATGGCGCCGCTCTGGTCACCCACGATGAGCTCCGCCTGAGGAGGCGCCGGGGAGGTGAGGCCGGGCAGCACCCCTGCCCTCCAGAGCCCCAGGGTGCCCAGCCCCGGGCGGCCCCCTCACCTGGTTGGGGTGCAGGCACACGCAGTTAATGGGTGCATTCACCTGGAAGATTCGCTGACACTGCAGGTTCCGGGACCTTCGAGACGAGGGGACACACCCTGTCTGTGCTGCATGGCCATCGGtgcccccctcctccccaagATACCCTTTCCTTGCCACTTATCCTCTGTCTGTGATGGGAGCTGTCTCACAGGAAAGActtgggcgggggtgggggggctcggACCTCCCCAGGGCAGCCTGAAGCCAATGACTGACTCAGAAAGGGCATAAAGCGTGGGCCCTTGCCTCGAGGCGGGACTTGCTCTTTGGTGCAGCTCATTCCAGAGCCCCCTGTGGGATCAGGCTGAGGATCTGCTGGGGGGGTTCTTTGTgggcctgcctccctgccctaCCTGCTTTCCTCACCTGCCTTCAAGAAGTCACCTGCATAGACAGTCTCCCGGGCTGGCCCTTGCCTACCCACCCGGGCAGCAAGCTGCTCCCGCCCAGCGCCCACACCTGAGGTCCCAGATCCGGGCTGTGCAGTCCTCCCCGCCCGTGTACATCCAGCGCCCGTCCTCGTGGAAGCCCACCGACGCGACGTTCTTGTTGACCCCGTCGTAGCTGATGATGGGGTTGGGGTTATTGGAGTTGAGATCATACATGCGAATGTGCTGGTAACCTAGGAGCAGAGGCCAAACAAGTGAGGCTGTGCCGACGGACCTAGGAGAAATcaggggttggggtggagggcagggtaCCTGCAGCTGCAATCATGGTGCGGTCGGGTGTGATCTCCAGCGCGTTCACCTGCTGGGTCTGTTAAGGAGGGTGACAAACAGGGGCCTCCGAGGCCTCTACCCCGGCGGGTTCAGTGCCGCGTCCTTTCCACCGCGCATCCTGTCCGGCACCACCCGCCCCATCGCCCCAGCGGAGGATACGGAGTCCTGGTGCTGCACAGTTCGCGTACAGATCCCGCTGTGGGCCTGCCAGAACCGCACCGTGTGGTCATAGCCTGCAGTGGCCAAGATGACGGGGTCACTGCCCACTGTGCCTGGAGACGTATTCATGGTGTGGCTGCCGGAAGGACTCGGTTCGATACAGGGCACTAGGTCTGACCCACAGGGGCCAAAGATCAGAGCATCTAGAGCAGAGATAGGGAATGCAATGTTTAGAGAATACCCTACGTCCTAAGTACGTTACAGCAGATTACTCGGTGCTGGGGAATAATGAAATCATCCCCATTTTAGACACGGGGAAAACCGAGGCGCGGAGAGGTTCAGGGAGACGCGTGACAACCGGCAAGGGACAGCTCGGCGCTCCGAGCCGCGGGCTCCGTCCCCAGCCCCGAGAGCCGCCGCCGAAACGCCCTCCCACCGGCGGCCTGCAGGGGGCAGTCGCTCCGCGGGCGCCGCGGTGCCGCAGGGGCGGGCCGCGCATGCGCAGGGCTGAGCACCGGCCCGCGAGCGAAGCCTGAGCGCAGCGGCCGCGCATGCGTAGTGGGCCGGCGGCGGGCCCTGTGGGGCGGCGCGGGGGAGCTCCCTGGCTGGACCCTCGAGCTCCCCGGCGCTCCGCCGACCGTCCTGACTGTGTCCCGCGAAGCCAGCGCCCCCGGGGCGCGCTCTCCTGGCCCCTGGACGTCGCCTTCCAGCCCTCGTCCCGCGGCCCCCGTACCTTTCAGGCGGCTCCGCGCTCCGCCGCGGCCCAGGACGGCTAGCGGAGCCGGAGCAGGTCGATAAGGCAGAGCGTCGAGTTATCGATGGGATAGTAGGGCGACACCAAGGGGCACGAGGGACGGGGGTGGCGGGGACGAGACTAAAGCTCTGGGGTAGAAGGCCCCTATCTCCTGGGAAGAAGAGGTACAGGCCCCGGGACGAAAGCAGCGACCCCAGCCTTTTCCGCTCTCTGGGACCCCACCCTCCCGAGAGCGGTTCCCTGGGCCGGGTGGTAgcatccaccccccaccccatccgtCTGGTGCCCACTAGGATTCCCAGGTAAATTACAGGACATCCAGTTGCATTTGATTTCAGATAAGCAACGTGTTTTGTTGAGTACAGCCTAAATGGGATATACTTATACTGAAAAGTTCTACGTTGCTTGCGTGAAATTCAAGTGTGGTTAGGtgtcctgtagttttctttgcTACATCAGGCAACCCCTAGTCTGGGCCCTGTCAGGCCTGTGCAGACCCCTCGGACCCTCAGGTCGCTTCACTAATCCTAGTGACCCCTCCATTACTGGGGTCCCTTGTGCCTCCTCTTCCATCCAGCCTTCCCACATTCTACACACGTGgcctcagagggaaaaaaaaaggatcttgAGACAGCCtctcccagggcatcttcccaccaGGCTTCCAAATTGCAGCTGCaccccttttccttcctttggcCCCTTGACCAAGGCCATGTCCCCTGCCTATCCCAGGCTCTGGTCCTGGCACCCTTCCTCCCTGaatcttccctctttccttcctgtcagcatttctttttcttttcttcctttgtttaattttttgtctgCGCACCATGTGTaatgcggaatcttagttccccgaccagggattgaacctgtgtcccctgcagtggaaccaCAAGCctgaacccctggactgccagggaagtccctccctcagCGTTTCCACACCATCCTTCCAGACGGCACCCTTTCAGAAATCCAGCCTCACTTCTCACTAGCAGCTTGACTCGCTGTCAGCTGTCATGTTTTACTCCCAGCTCTCCAGTGAGAGTTTCACAAGGTCACTGGCCATCTCACACTGCCAAACGCAGTGCATACTTTTCTCATGCATCTTGCCACGTCTGTCTACACAGTGGCTGACAGCACTGCTAGAAAGCTCCTGTGACTGTTGCTAGCTTCTTGCCCCCCACGTTCagtctctttctctgccttccccTCAAGGCTGGCAGCCTCCAGAGATCCTGTGTCCCTAGGGCTCCTGCCTACTCTCCAGGGCTTTCAGTACCTTCCTTGCTCCGGGtccttccttccctgtctccagCTCACAGCCAGCTCCCTGTTTGACATTGTCCATCAAAGGCCGCACAGACCCCTCCGCTTCCCACAGCCAAGACAGTTCATGATGGACCTGCCCCCAAAGGCTTTCTCTTCTGTGGGTGGTGCCCACCCATATGTGACAGCCAGACGGGATCCCGTGGACCACCACCCCCTCTCAGGAGCAGCCTCCCCATCACTCTTCTCCTGCCCCGTCCAGGCTCTCCTTCACATTACAGAGTGGTCTTCTGAATACCTAAGcctgagaacttccctggtgatccagtggtcaagaatctatCATCTAatgcaggggctgctgctgctgctaagtcgcttcagtcgtgtacaactctgtgcgaccccatagatggcagcccaccaggctccactgtccctgggattctccaggcaagaacactggagtgggttgccatttccttctccaatgcatgaaagcaaaaagtgaaaatgaagtcactcagttgtgtccgactctagcgaccccatggactgcagcctaccaggctcctccatccatgggattttccaggcaagagtactggagtgggttgccattgccttctccctaatgcaggggatgtgggttcaatccctggtcggggagccaagatcccacatgccgcagggcaactaagcccacgcattGCAGGTACTAAGCTTACAGCTGGTGAccttacatgccacaactaaggcctgatgcaaccaaacataaataaatattttttaattaaaaaaaagtcctaagCCTGAACCTTGTAAGAATCCTGCAAGTGTCACCCATCACCCTTCAGACTCCTGGGGCCAGCCCCTGCCATCCCTGCAGCTTTCTCCTCTCCACTACACAAGCCACGAGTGAACGGCAGTCTCAGAATTCACGGCACCCTCTCTTTGAACCCTTGCCCACACCTAGAATGTGTCATCTCTGcctctttacctgctgaactcTGATTTTTTTAGCACCTTTCATAGCTTTGAGAGCTTATTCTGTATGAAGGGCCTATACCGAATGTTTTGTTTgaattgaggtgaaattcacattaCATGAACGTTGccatttttaagtgaacaattcagtggcGCTTaatgttgtgcaaccaccacTTCTGTCTAGTTCCAGAACATTCCCATCATTCTAAAAgaaccccacctcccccaccacccgTTAGGCActcactccccatcccccaccccacctccccctaCCCCCTAGCAGCCAGTGATCTGATTCCTGACTCCATGGATTTACCTCTTCTGGACAGTTCATAGAAATGAAGTCATAcgatatgtggccttttgtgtttggtttctttcactgggCATAACattttctaggttcatccaggtTGTATCCTGTgtcaataaaagtgaaaatcactcagttgtgaccgactctttgcaaccccatggactacacagtccatggcattctccaggccagaatactggaatgggtagcctttcccttctccaggggatcttcccaacccagggattgaacctacatctcttgcattgtaggtggttctttaccagctgagtcacaagggaagcctgtattagtacttcattcctttttatggctgaacaacatttcattgtatggatggaCCATATTTCATTTATCCGTTTTTCcattcattgatggacacttgatgAGATGGTTTCCACGTTTTAGCTAGTACAAATAATGCTTGCAATGAACTTTTCTGTACAAGTACTTCTGAGTAcccattttgatttttcttgagTATATAGTAGCAGTGGGGCTGCTGCATCTTGTAATTCCACGTTTcagtttttgaggaactgccaaactgtgcTGAGCCTTTTACCCACATTCTGCGTTGGGTCTTCACAATAACCCTGCCACGGAGGAACCACCCCCATTTtgtaggtgagaaaactgaggcttggggcttccctggtagctcagtggtaatctgcctgccaacgcaggagacatgagttcaatcccaatcctacatgccacggagcaacaaaactactgagcccacataccctagagcccatgctcttcaacaaaagaagccaccgcaatgagaagcccggcactgtaactagagagtagcccccacttgctgcaactagagaaagcctgcacagtgatgaagacccaacacacccaaaaataaataaaattaaattaagaacCCCCCGAGGCTCAGAGATGTAGAGTCACACACCCCAGGGCACGTGGTTAGAACGCGGCAGAACCCACCCAATTGGGCTCAGCTACGCCCTGACCTTGTCCCTTCTGGCTGGGCGATTGCATGCGGGCACCCCCGCCCCACAAACATGCTCATCTTCCTCTTGAAGTACAGGTGCTCCCCAGGGCAGCTCCGGGGAGTGGCAGATGGATATGCGGGCTTGAGAATACCTGAAGAATGTCCAGAGCAGCATAAAGCCTGAGAGCCTGAGTATGGGAGAGAGATGGGGCCAGGAGAGGGCTCGGGGACACAGCCAGGTGTCTGTGGGCCTGTGGCTGGGGCGTGGGCCTGAGCAGTCCGAATTTTTGTGAGGACTCGGTGGGGGGCTTCTCGGTGGGTGACTCTAGGGGTAAAGAAgccccttgccaatgcaggagacataacagacgcggattcaatccctgggtcaggaagatcccctggaggaggacatggcaacccactccagtcttcttgcctggagaatcccatgggcagaggagcctggcaggctgcagtccacggggtcgcacagagctggacacgactgaagtgacttggcactgGGGGGAGGGCTGCATATGTCCCATGCCTAGGGGGTAACTGAGAGAccaggccaggctccctgtccagcCTGAATAGCTCCAGCATCCCTGCTGGGCAGAAAAGGGAGACTCGACCCATGGTTGCGGATCCCTTCCATATACTAAGCATCAGCTGATCACTGTACAGAGGCGGCATCTTTGAGAATGATAGAAACCGTGGCAGCTCTCAGACTTCATGCTCCCAGCAGTCCACCGGGAGGGGACGTTCATCATCACCATTTTTTACATAAGGGGCTGGACCCCAGggccctggggggctggggggcaccAGGGAGCCCCTGGAAGGGCACACAGCTGGTGGGCAGGAGCAGGGCTTTCGCTGCagccaggggaggggagaggttgCTGTGCAGCTGGGCAGGGGGCCAGCCCAGGCTGCGGTGAGGCAGCCGCTCTACTCCAGGCTGAGCCTCAGCAAATCTGCTGGTTCAGCGGCCCCTCCTCCTGGGATCGTCCTCCCAGCCCCGACTTCCTGGAGGGCTGCCCAGGTCCCACGCCTCTGCATCCTCATATCCCTGGCCAAAGCAGATGGCCCCTTCTGtcgcccccatccctgggatggggggACCCCAGGAAGGTTCACATCTCTGTTTCCAGGTGGACCCGTCCATCAGCCGTGGACTGTGGGCAGAACTGctggcccattttacagatgggccAGCTGAGCATAGGGAGCTTGTCCCAGGTTCTCTGGGCTGGTTGGTAGCGGATCTAGAATGCCTGATTCCTCCTAGGGCATTAGCCTCACCTACCAGGATGAATCAAGCAGAATCTGTCAGCTCTCTTCCCAGCTCTGTCCTGAAAGGATGATGCGCCACACAGCAAGTTGCCCACCCCCAGGTCTATCAGCTACCTGTTAGCTGTCTAGAGTGGAGGTGGGCAGAGAATGGAGGTGAGGCAGCTAGAGGCAGGGCCAGTTCATTTTCCAGAGCTATGTGATCATTCTAAACTAGGACTTGGCCTTTCAGGTATGATGAAAGTGTATTTGTCAAGGTAGGATGATAGAACATATTCTATTTAATATTAGCACAACTTATAATGTTTAAATTCTTAGACATTTGGTGTGTGGGCCTCTGTTCGTACTCCTGCCCCAAGCC
This portion of the Bos indicus x Bos taurus breed Angus x Brahman F1 hybrid chromosome 25, Bos_hybrid_MaternalHap_v2.0, whole genome shotgun sequence genome encodes:
- the BRICD5 gene encoding BRICHOS domain-containing protein 5 isoform X4, which translates into the protein MGQGSCWAKRPMPARVSAPPTYALLETEAEGSPAGQEEHLSPELLQPLPPLNQPVAWPPLRAPLTPMCLQVETKPCHRHWRAPGLLLLMLALATAAAVAGGLLGFSHSPPQPPLQTLRLSLPSPGVPRSNQTEQVDVAQNVATIWVTPAQSNHSWAVLFDGQSVSGLAGRGRAGGWFRWPCLTCLPAQGCVCYRPSEHRACFLRLMEPQDRETLQLLVNTSQLQAMQSPSQDTHYTQELLAVLGSQEVDPAQVGAPVRHLCAKTPIYWARRAEGKSGQTVRRSLGFLRTVWGQRGKGPLGFTEPPPPGPQRQRLIYLCIDICFPSNICVSVCFYYLPD
- the BRICD5 gene encoding BRICHOS domain-containing protein 5 isoform X1, producing the protein MGQGSCWAKRPMPARVSAPPTYALLETEAEGSPAGQEEHLSPELLQPLPPLNQPVAWPPLRAPLTPMCLQVETKPCHRHWRAPGLLLLMLALATAAAVAGGLLGFSHSPPQVSPFSGPRQRLRQSGGGGETSPAQPSCGARAGSRHQKPRGVVGQSPAAGMGACWGSPSLASDLPPPTQPPLQTLRLSLPSPGVPRSNQTEQVDVAQNVATIWVTPAQSNHSWAVLFDGQSVSGLAGRGRAGGWFRWPCLTCLPAQGCVCYRPSEHRACFLRLMEPQDRETLQLLVNTSQLQAMQSPSQDTHYTQELLAVLGSQEVDPAQVGAPVRHLCAKTPIYWARRAEGKSGQTVRRSLGFLRTVWGQRGKGPLGFTEPPPPGPQRQRLIYLCIDICFPSNICVSVCFYYLPD
- the BRICD5 gene encoding BRICHOS domain-containing protein 5 isoform X5, with amino-acid sequence MGQGSCWAKRPMPARVSAPPTYALLETEAEGSPAGQEEHLSPELLQPLPPLNQPVAWPPLRAPLTPMCLQVETKPCHRHWRAPGLLLLMLALATAAAVAGGLLGFSHSPPQPPLQTLRLSLPSPGVPRSNQTEQVDVAQNVATIWVTPAQSNHSWAVLFDGQSGCVCYRPSEHRACFLRLMEPQDRETLQLLVNTSQLQAMQSPSQDTHYTQELLAVLGSQEVDPAQVGAPVRHLCAKTPIYWARRAEGKSGQTVRRSLGFLRTVWGQRGKGPLGFTEPPPPGPQRQRLIYLCIDICFPSNICVSVCFYYLPD
- the BRICD5 gene encoding BRICHOS domain-containing protein 5 isoform X3, whose protein sequence is MGQGSCWAKRPMPARVSAPPTYALLETEAEGSPAGQEEHLSPELLQPLPPLNQPVAWPPLRAPLTPMCLQVETKPCHRHWRAPGLLLLMLALATAAAVAGGLLGFSHSPPQVSPFSGPRQRLRQSGGGGETSPAQPSCGARAGSRHQKPRGVVGQSPAAGMGACWGSPSLASDLPPPTQPPLQTLRLSLPSPGVPRSNQTEQVDVAQNVATIWVTPAQSNHSWAVLFDGQSVSGLAGRGRAGGWFRWPCLTCLPAQGCVCYRPSEHRACFLRLMEPQDRETLQLLVNTSQLQAMQSPSQDTHYTQELLAVLGSQEVDPAQVGAPVRHLCAKTPIYWARRAEGPQRQRLIYLCIDICFPSNICVSVCFYYLPD
- the BRICD5 gene encoding BRICHOS domain-containing protein 5 isoform X2, which translates into the protein MGQGSCWAKRPMPARVSAPPTYALLETEAEGSPAGQEEHLSPELLQPLPPLNQPVAWPPLRAPLTPMCLQVETKPCHRHWRAPGLLLLMLALATAAAVAGGLLGFSHSPPQVSPFSGPRQRLRQSGGGGETSPAQPSCGARAGSRHQKPRGVVGQSPAAGMGACWGSPSLASDLPPPTQPPLQTLRLSLPSPGVPRSNQTEQVDVAQNVATIWVTPAQSNHSWAVLFDGQSGCVCYRPSEHRACFLRLMEPQDRETLQLLVNTSQLQAMQSPSQDTHYTQELLAVLGSQEVDPAQVGAPVRHLCAKTPIYWARRAEGKSGQTVRRSLGFLRTVWGQRGKGPLGFTEPPPPGPQRQRLIYLCIDICFPSNICVSVCFYYLPD
- the BRICD5 gene encoding BRICHOS domain-containing protein 5 isoform X6; translated protein: MGQGSCWAKRPMPARVSAPPTYALLETEAEGSPAGQEEHLSPELLQPLPPLNQPVAWPPLRAPLTPMCLQVETKPCHRHWRAPGLLLLMLALATAAAVAGGLLGFSHSPPQPPLQTLRLSLPSPGVPRSNQTEQVDVAQNVATIWVTPAQSNHSWAVLFDGQSGCVCYRPSEHRACFLRLMEPQDRETLQLLVNTSQLQAMQSPSQDTHYTQELLAVLGSQEVDPAQVGAPVRHLCAKTPIYWARRAEGPQRQRLIYLCIDICFPSNICVSVCFYYLPD